The Engystomops pustulosus chromosome 2, aEngPut4.maternal, whole genome shotgun sequence genomic interval taaggtcttcagggtgcagccacacattcagtttttcagatgcagtttttgaagccaaaagcaggtgtgaatcataatgggtgagaacatatcattaaaAGTAACtactctattttcactccactcctggtttaggCATCAAACCATCTAAAAACTGTGTGGATGCACCCTAATGCAGTATTTAGCCTAAAATAATTGGACCCATGAGGCGGAGTTACAAACTTGATAGCAGTTAGAATTGTTTTGTTTTAAAGATGGGATGGTTGCAGCTATGGGGTGTGAATTCTGTAGAATAGGAAGGTGTAGCAATCTGTCACTTGTAGAGCATGAAGCAATGACTAACAATGTTTTCTTCCACACCCTGTGAGTTGCCTTCAACAGACATGAAATTATCTACTGGAACTTGAGGGATGTTATGACTATTGTATCTACCTGTTCATTTGGGGCTATGAGTTTGGTGGAGAATTTTAGATTTCATCCACACATCTATTGAGCTTTGGCTAATGGCATTATTTGAAGGGAACTTGTCATTCAGGAGTTGTCTAAGATTCTGAAgattttaaagggggtttcccagaaaaggctcacatttcaatcccttagtgataACACAAAGATCAATTCAACCCCTTTCTTTACAATGTTacttaggagctaaaacagcaatacaactatcACACTAtgttgctcagtgtaaaatcccagagtgtggatgGGGCCTCTaaccagacacattactgtattatccatttagttttgtggtgacaatgtggttagattatcagggtacaaggtgtatatgcactgtCATCTGGCTTTTGACTTTGTACTGACACATAAAGagttgagacagatcagagatgcatgagatgattagaGGTTGATAGACCAGTATACTGTAACactctgggctctgctacatctgatatgttcctgcattccccttcccccttcaccacttatctgcttgtagtttgcagcctctctactcgccatgtgctgacaggatgtaaTCAGGgagtctgagctccgtgcagggggcgtggctagtcaCACAGTAGAGACAAACTCGGATCCACAATCTCCTTCAAGATGGTCACCACCCGACCCTAAgtaagaagttacagggttgtgtctagggacaactgaaattgtgtacagcaggactgatagaaaaaTGTTGGACTTATACctatgaaatgctgcatttttgttaacaatGAATTTGagttattttgtcatcctgagtacatttaagcaacttgtctttgtgggagtaCCGCTTAACTTTTACATTCTTTTAAATTCATCAGTCTACAGTAGAGGGATTATAAACTTGTTAGGTGAAAGGTTCCTTGGAACATATTAATGTGGATTTGGGCAAAGTTTAGGCCTTCATCAggagcacaactttttttttttttttgatgtgcCCAAAACTGCAGTACAGCACAAAGTCCCCCAGAAACAATTTGTACAATAAGTAATGTAGACCCCAGAGCATACTAAAAGACAAATGCAGCAGGTAATAATTGTAACTAGCTGCATGCTGGGTCTGATGGTCCCCCAGTACTGTGCCCTGCCTGCAGCCAGTTATTCTTGCTTACCTGCTGCACAGCACCAATTCTTGCTGCCCGAGCTGAAAACTGAGATGCCGCctcactgctataatactgctattatgtactggaatataactacattAAAACTAACACCCCTGGGTTTAGTTAACCGCTCCAGTCAATCCTGTGTGTTTGCTgcacatgttttatttttatttttattttttttccccgtgAAACACAGCAAAAAGGCAATAAAATTGCATTGCTACAGATTCCTGGATATCTATTTGGCTTCTCTTACAGCCAGCATAAGAGTTTATAGAATTTGGATTATAAATGTCATACCAAAGTTTCATGGGTTTATCATGCTTGTCTCCACTAACTGGCAGCAACAAGTAAAGTGGGAGTAATGATTGTTCTCCCATTCTACCCCTTCAAGAAATCCCTTTCTGTCCCAGGGGTAATTGTATGAGCAAGTGCAGCACACCTTTCCTAGCTTCCTTTATCTGAAGCCCATATTACCTAGTGGGAAATGGGCATGATTTCCTGTTGGGTCTTTTTCAgtgacacttaaaggggtgttcccatttcagcatgtAATGAATATTGTTTTAATAagttacagaaagtatactggaaatttGTATATCCAttccagttttctagatctcggcttgctataggaagcttctgttacttccagtggacagaaatttatacaatgtatattggaaaattgtcatcatgcaaacaataacattaactcTGCCACTGCAGAAATTGTGAATAATGGGAAAGATGGAACACTTGTTGTGCTCTTGCATGCCACTAGAGGTTGTGTTGCAAACACTTGACATTTCTACAATGAATAAATTCTGACTACATTTGTGTACATGGTGGTTCCCTTTATCTTTGAATCTCACAAATACATGTAAAATGTTTCATCGTTGCCCTGAAGCTCCGCAAGGGCCAGGATTTTATGTTGGCTTATGTTGTAGATGGCTCTGAGCATAGGGTGTGGTGTGAATTTCCACCCTGTTTGGCATTCTGCTGGTTCAGCTGTTAGGGGAGGGTAGAGAAGTTTTGTAGGAATATATTATAGGTGTTTAACTTGCCAGAGGAGTATATGGAGTGTATTTTACAGCCTCTATTCCTCCCTTGTATCCTCATAGATGTGTAGTGATGATGACTTGGTATGTCTTTCTTATGGCAACTGTAAGTAATAAACACTACTTAAACCAGTCTCTCTGGTAAGTGTGACTAGATGCATAGGAATCTACCTATTTAATAAGCTAAGGAATTTTCAGCCCTCTTAGTGCTTCATCCtataggtgtttgagatgtaacCACTAATCTCCATCTGGATGATCTGTGGATGGTTGGTCACTAGGTGCTTGTAAGAAATCTTTCAGTGTTACATTTGTTACTTCAAAAAGTACCAACTATTGCTCACTAGTATCCATCTTTACAGGGATGCAGTTCGTATAGTTCAGCTCACCAGTTTGGTTGTTGGTTGGGTCCCTGGCTTTGATAGTCTTGAGTATATTCTGTGCCTAATTGTTTTAGTTTAGTCTTTGTCAGGTATCTGCTACAAAAAGTAAATCCAAAAGATGCCTACAGCACTGCTATGCATAGGGCAGCTCATCTGTAAAGTAGTGACTGACCTCAGGACAACCCTGACCATAACTATAGGTAGACACTACTTAtcttagttgggggggggggggggagggcaacAAGAAGCTTGCCATAACATTTACAATGTCATAAGTTCATAAAAGTTTTCTTGATTTATTGGCACTCAATAAGCAGTAATGTTACCTTCAAGTACACTGCTGCCCATCATGTTGCAAAGCTATTAAGGCTCGATTAAAGGTGTTGCATAACTTAAAACTGACAATGGATTGAAACTAGAAACACCTGCTGGATCAAAGCTTGGCAGCTTGACAGAATTAAAGTCCCAAAGAAACATGCTATGGCATGGAGATCTGCTGAGCATGCAGAATATAAGACTTGTTTAGTCTGAATTGCTTTTAAGTCAATTATTCAATGCACTTCTAGGTTTCTGTGTGTTTGACATTATcttggttttttttaatgtaaactaTTGTCTTATCTCCTGCAGGTAGTCCGGCATCGTCTAGAGCAAAGCGGTATCCATGTACACAAGGTGAAGCTGAATGGCTCTGCTGCGAGTCACGTGCTTCATGAAGATAGCGGCTGGGGTTACAAGGATTTGGACCTTATTTTTATTGTGGATTTGAAAATTCCAGACGCGTTTCAGGTGGTGAAACATGCTGTATTGGATTGTCTCCTGGACTTTCTGCCTGCAGGGGTGAATAAAGAAAAGATTACACCCATGACTTTAAAAGAAGCTTATGTACAGAAACTGGTAAAGGTTTGTACTGAAAGTGACCGGTGGAGCCTCATCTCCTTATCAAACAACAATGGCAAAAACATTGAGCTTAAATTTGTTGATGCTCTAAGACGACAGTTTGAGTTCAGTGTGGACTCCTTCCAGATCCTGCTGGATTCAATGCTTGTTTTCAATCAGAGTTCAGAGCCTCCAATGTCTCAGGCCTACCATCCTACTGTGACTGGAGAGAGTGTGTATGGAGATTTTGCAGAAGCCATGGATCACTTGCGTAATCGGATAATTGCCACCCGAAACCCAGAAGAAATCCGCGGTGGCGGGCTTCTTAAATACTGTAACTTGCTTGTCCGTGGTTTTAGACCAAAGTCAGAAGTGGATATGAAGACTATGCAGCGCTACATGTGTTCACGTTATTTCATAGACTTTCCAGATATACGCGAACAGTTAAGAAAACTTAAGTGTTATCTGCAGGACCACTTTGTGGGGATGGAGGACAAGCGTTATGACTACCTAATGACTCTTCACAACGTAGTTAATGAAAGTACTGTCTGCTTAATGGGACATGAACGACGTCAGACACTCACACTCATTGCTTCTTTGGCAATTCAGGTGTTATCTGAACAGAATCCTGTCCCAGCCATCCCTAACTTCACCTGCTACTACCAGCCTGCTACCTTCATGAGTGATGGCAACTACAGTAGTTACTATTTTACTCCAGTCCAGCCTGTTGTGTCTTGCAGCCACTCCTACCAGACTTGGCTTCCTTGCTGTAATTGACTTTTGGCTAGTTCATCGACTAGCTCCTATCAGCCTTCTAAACAAAGCAAGAAGTGACTGGTTGTCTTTGATCTTAACTTGGTTATGATGGGGCTAGGATGGTCAGCTCTCACAGCCTTTAAACCAACTGTTTTCTATAGGACTACCATTAATATTGAGTTTTGACTCCTTTCCTCCAATTTTAATCTGATGCAAGCTTTAGAACCTGTGAACATATTGGGTGTTTGGACCAAATTGTAGGAGTTAAAGCTCTTAAGTGCCTGAAAGCTTGATTGGTTCAACTCCTCCTAGATTCTAAGAACTACTTGTTCTTGCTTTCAGTATTGCAAATCCATTCTACTGCTGATCACTCCAGCACACAATATTTTAATTTTCTGTAGTATGTGCCTTTATAATTTCCTttttgcaaaacatttttttaatatcttttaatGACCTACTGGATTTACATAGTTTGGTGCTATGAGATATACCTCCCACCTAAAGGGCTCTCTTACACTGCCATATTTGTGGCCTGCCAAAAACTAGACCATATCCCACAGGGTGTCATTTAAGATCCAATCTTGGTTTTTTGCAAATATGGATGGGAACTCTTAAGGCAGTGTAAATCAGCCTGTGCAATAACTTTTATAGTTGTATATTTAAGTCAATATACAGTAGTTGAATGGAGTCTTAAGATCTTTCCCAGGATTTTGCTTAAGGCAATAGCCTGCGACTGCCAAAACTGTTAATAAGTACCAGAAGCATTAAGGGCTGACAAAGTGATCTAGCCTGTCAAAAAAACAGTACAGATGCAAGTTTCTGAAAATAAAgtccatctaccatcaaaatccatgatcAACCAGGGGCACTAATTATGGTCATCTTGTGTTTGTTATCCATTACCTCCctcttaaaattgtgctaatgaatcCCACTTAATGAAATTGCAGTAAACTTGTTTACGAGTATTCCTGCAATGTAACGGCATGTGAAGCCAGGAGGTCATGGACTactagtcacagtacctggatctgagCTAGTATCCCTGCACATAATGCTTgaatttgattgtagatttcctttgaggcaGTTTGTCACCTACTTCTTGCCCATAAAGActaaaatttttatgtatttaacaTGGGGCACAGGTTTAATAACTAGTTGACTTCTGTGGTAGGCAGTGAGGCATTCACAACTTTTACCTTTTTTATAACATTCAAGACAAAATGGAGCAGTATGTGTTAAGTCATTGATATTGGCAAGAATGAGGCCAaatctgttttatattttttttttttttctaagtttgCTGTAAATGAAGGCTTGTTTCTTTTCCACCAGATGTTCATGCTACCAGAAAACGCAACAATTCATTCCTATTCCTTGCTAAAGTCAGTGGTCTGCCAAGGCCCTGGGCCTAATTTATGGCTTGGCCTGTGCCTAATCATAATTTGGGTTCTTGCTGTGTTAAAGATGCAGGACCCCCTATGTCTGGAAGTCTGATAACTTCAATGAACAGGTGTaatctaaaaaaattaatttatggCATGTTCACAATACCCATTTGTTAGCTGGCATGAAGAATCCTGCAGTTCTTGGGTAACTGTATTTTCAGGAATCTGATGGAAGGTCTGGAATCTTCTTGCTAGGAATATCTATTGCACTAGTTTGTTACAAAGCAGTTTGTAAGTTCTGAGACCCAACTGAAGTGAGTGGTTGGGTGCTGTAGAAGGGCCAGTTCTTGGTTCAGTTGGCTGTCCAGCAAATTATAAAGATCATACCTGGAACCTTATTGTGGATATCAAAGTGGTCCCAGAATTTAGAGGGCCCCCAACTACATGGATCATGCAgcattgaacttttttttttttttttttagtaacattCGTCTATTCTCTTAGGCTTGTGGGAAGATAAAGTAGATCTGAACACAACTAGTCATTGTGTGGTTCTTGGGCACTGCATTAATCTGATCTATTCCTATAGTGACATGTAACTACAATTTCGCTAAGATTATAAAGTTTATAACCTTGTGATTTGtttttacaaattttcagtgCTTTAAGTTCCGGGGAAGGTCTGTGGGGCACAGCGTTAGGTGGTGGAGCCTTGGCTTTTGTTGTATGTACCAGGTACTATCCCTCTGTATCTACTTGGTGGTCCTGCCCCCTCTGCCTGTCAAAGCTGCATCTCTTTAGACACTTGTGCAGCTAATTTGAAAGCAAGGTGAGCAGACTGAAAGCCCTATAACCTATAGATTTGAGAACCAATGGCATATCTGACCTAAATCTAGTAATGGGCTATGTGGAAAAGTGGTGGATGTTCTGCAACATATAATATAGTGCAAGGAACTTGTCTGTAAAAAATCTGTGGCTTCTATCTCGCCTTAATAATCACTTGCTCCATCACTGGTGTGCACATGACCTTAAAAGGATGTCATGGAGTAGTCAGGCAAATGCATGTTTGTTAAAACCAGAGCCCTGTGCTTTAcaatactgttacatcactgattTAAATGAACCATGCTTGATAACCTGTTACTATCAGTCTAAAATTCATTTTCCAGGGAATATCCTAATGCAATTTCTCCATAATGGTAATGACTTGCCCCCAAGGTTTAACCAACGGAATACCATGTACTTCTGTAGAATAAGGGGCTACCAAAGCTGACATGGGCACTAAATAGGTGTTATTGACATTAGTtttacgcttttttttttttttttttttttttttttttttaagtgatctCTTGACAAAGTAACATTTGCTATGTTAAAGAGGAgtaaatttttagattttttttttttaatccttttaaTTTGTTTCTTTGGTCCTTCTATATTCCACAAGTTAATGCAAAGCAAATTGATCTATAACACAATTAAATATCTGTTAATGTTGGATGCCATTCAAGCTTATCATTTAAAGGTTTTGTTTTGAAGGGGTGAAATGTCATTTAGACCAAATATTTTACATTGTTTGAAGAGAGCTGAATCTTCTATTTCACACATGAATAATTCCTTATGTCTTGCATTCCCACTGGgtttttatttgtaaattatgTGCCAAAAGTTTGTTCCTTGTGGATTGCAATGATTTAACATTCTGTTAATCTAACTGCACATTGGTTAATCTCAAGTGTTGTATTTGTAATCCTGTTTTGGCTGCTTTGTTCTGTATTCAGATTGTAGTGTTGCCCTGTCAGCAGAGAAGCTTGGGCCCagctctcctcccctgtgctcATATGTGTAGTCTTCCTTACTTTGCATTTCTGGGTATCTATTTTTACACTCAACTGCTGTCAACACCTGCACTAACCCTGCTTGTAAAGTGACTGTCCATCCCGACTCCACCTGCTTTAATGAAAGGCccattttaattatattatagTATTTGAGGTGGAGTATAGGACTAATAACTGTTGAGTAATGCAGGCAGATTCTTAATAGTAAATCCAGTTGATACAAAGCTGGAAAGATGACTGGCTTCACAATGTAATACATGGGGACACGTATGTGTGACACCAATGTAGGAGTACACTGCCATGACTTCAGAGTCTGGCCTCTGTATGAttaatgtaaatgttctcacaaAATCATGTGTAACTCCAGAGACATACAGCAGGATTTGTTAACCCTTGAATGGGCTTCCTACAGTTGGAGAATTGGGGGTGTTCTGATCACATAATGCAGGAACATGGAGCCAATGGACCCTCATTTCTATAGATTGTACTGTAGACATCCTGCCATGCCAGCAATATTAAAATGCTTCACTCCTTTGACCAAATTTAGGCAACTCTTTCCAGCGCTGGAGCTGCTGACAATTGGTGACTTCATTCTCCTAGCTGCATGCTCAGCTCATTCCTGGAATCTGAGCTCATGATTTAACACTTTCATTACAAAGCTACCCCACTAAAGTTGTGAAGTTAAACACACTGTAAAATAAAGCACTTATAATGCATTTCCTGCTTAAAGTGTGCCTTAAAGCTTCTGTATAATGGCTAGCTATGCAGGGCTGAGAGGTGTTGAACAAGTTGGGGAGTTGTCCAGTTCTGGCTGTAACATTCTGAAAGCTTATATTCTCTTTTCCAAACAACCCATCTTtttacatggtgggggggggggcaacaaaaTATGCAGTGTTATCACCCCTTCAGTGGGGCTGTggagccaaaaaaaataaaaatatattttctcaaTCTGTCTCATGGCTTTATGCTATCTTTAGAATGCAACAATTCCAGGCTTGTCAAGATCACTTTTCGCAGTGTAAACTGCTCCAGGCAGGTTTTGTTCTATCTGTGAATATATCCTTTCAGGTCTATATACACACCTTAAATTTCATGCTCTGTAGTGCATTGCAGGTGAGTTCTAGAGTCCTTTACCAAATAATGGTAGCAAGGCAATTTCATTATGAAACCTCAGTTATATCTATCCTGGTTTATGGAGGTTTTTCACATTTATTCTAAGACATTCTGGCCTCCTGATTAGTAGAGTTTACTTACTGcaagtcagtggcgtaactaccgccgtagcagccgtagcggttgctacggggcccgtgaggttcaggggcccggggatgcacgctccctgcagtgctttgccacggcctggggtaagtggtccggggctgcagtgccggatcgtgcccccgggcccctccctctctgtgcatctacacgtctcctgagcccgcccgcctctttccgggatccctgcctgctcatatccttgacccgccccccagccacctctctgacccgcccccctcatctccctgacctccccgctcatcagcctgcagggcggcacagttgattctctgcccccccccccctttcccccgctcggccccccccccttcccccactcgaccccccccttcccccgctcgcgcccccccccccccccccccccccgccgtctgaatgcatctggacacctgcctgaacacccatacagcccccaaacttcctaaaaggtaagtatatacagatgtatttatctgtatgtatatatgtatttatctgtatgtatatatgtatttatctgtatgtatatatgtatttatctgtatgcatatactgtgtacatatgtatatacagtgtatatacagtgtgtatgtgtatatatactgtatatatgtgtgtatatactgtgtgtgtgtgtatatactgtgtatatgtgtatatattgcatatatactgtgtatatgtgtatatattgcatatatactgtgtatatgtgtgtatatgtgtatatatactgtgtatatattgcatatatactgtgaatatgtgtgtatatgtgtatatattgtatatatactgtgtatatattgtatatatactgtgtatatgtgtatatattgtatatatactgtgtatatgtgtatatattgtatatatactgtgaatatgtgtgtatatgtgtatatattgtatatatactgtgtatatattgtatatatactgtgtatatattgtatatatactgtgtatatgtgtatatattgtatatatactgtgtatatgtgtatatattgtatatatactgtgaatatgtgtgtatatgtgtatatattgtatatatactgtgtatatattgtatatatactgtgtatatattgtatatatactgtgtatatattgtatatatactgtgtatatgtgtatatattgtatatatactgtgtatatgtgtatatattgtatatatactgtgtatatgtgtatatattgtatatatactgtgtatatgtgtatatattgtatgtatatgtgtatatatactgtgaatatgtgtgtatatgtgtatatattgtatatatactgtgtatatgtgtatatattgtatatatactgtgtatatgtgtatatattgtatatatactgtgtatatttgtatatatactgtgaatatgtgtgtatatactgtgtatatgtgtatatattgtatatatactgtgtatacataaatatatatatatataaatcctatgtatatgtatatatgcatctactatgtatacatgtatatactgtgtataaatgcattgaagcaaatactgtatttttacatgcatgtatttatattagcatatatatatgatgtgtgtttttgtatgtggtaagtatgtatgctgtatatactgaatgtatgtttatattctgtatgtatacgcagcatgtgtgtatatggtgtttttatcctgcatgtatgtgtatatatggtcagtgtatactgtatttgtgtatgtatgtatatatatatatttgtgtgtgtattgtaaatgtattatatgtatataatgtgtatactgtatgagtttgtatatactctgtgtattagtgtataaatgtatatgagtgtataaatgtgtgtataagtgaatgcttgtatgtataagggtgcgagtatacgagagtagaactttatgtgtgtatataaaggtgtgtatatatcagtgtataaatgtgtgtaattgtataaacatgactgtataggggtaccttcccaagaacatatgggggacgtatatctggccgcagatttgctgccggatatacttcccccataagcttctatacgccagggctcggcacggtgagcacaacgagtactcactgttttgagcaaaagagatagagcgtgctctatctatggccgtaagaacgaccatgcggctctattctctatggagaggggaggggtgagccgcggtcacctctcctcctctccagcgcgcccgacgtgtgcctgccatatatatatattttaaggggtaggggggccccatgcagaaatctgctatggggcccagcctctcctagttacgcccctgctgcaaGTACAGTcagtcacctacttaagaacacctgacttgcagacaacccctagtaacagacctctggattttggtgacttgctgtactttagccctaggctacaataacatttatcaaaggtgtctaagCTACGTAAATCCctgttctaatgacaacccaacatttttaaaatccaatagtcaaagGCCAAAGAATTGCTGGTTACAACTATAAAGTttacagttctgact includes:
- the TENT5B gene encoding terminal nucleotidyltransferase 5B, with the translated sequence MSSQSPAVTPLSSPRYSVLSWQQVRRLDAILRESVPIHGRGNFPTLSCQPRHLVQVVRHRLEQSGIHVHKVKLNGSAASHVLHEDSGWGYKDLDLIFIVDLKIPDAFQVVKHAVLDCLLDFLPAGVNKEKITPMTLKEAYVQKLVKVCTESDRWSLISLSNNNGKNIELKFVDALRRQFEFSVDSFQILLDSMLVFNQSSEPPMSQAYHPTVTGESVYGDFAEAMDHLRNRIIATRNPEEIRGGGLLKYCNLLVRGFRPKSEVDMKTMQRYMCSRYFIDFPDIREQLRKLKCYLQDHFVGMEDKRYDYLMTLHNVVNESTVCLMGHERRQTLTLIASLAIQVLSEQNPVPAIPNFTCYYQPATFMSDGNYSSYYFTPVQPVVSCSHSYQTWLPCCN